The Geotrypetes seraphini chromosome 2, aGeoSer1.1, whole genome shotgun sequence genome contains the following window.
AGCAGTGAAGAGAGAAGGGgttgtatacacacacacacaccacacgaTCCCCCAAAGTCTATAAATGGCATGCAGTTGGGTGAACAGTTATAGAATAGGTTCAGTTACATGCAAAATCTAATTGACTTAATTAGTGATAGCTATCAATAATTGGCTTTAATAAGAGCTAATTGACACAAATTAGTAGTTATGCAAGTAACTGATTTACACCCTTTTTTATAAACAGCATGCCCAATTGTATAGGGTGTAACTCCAAAGGGGGCAAGACCCCTGCccagacctttcttaaacccagctatgttaactgcttttaccataatctCTGGCAATAAATTTCAGAGCtttattaccgtatttccccatgtataggccgcccctttgtataggccgcaggaaacGCCTATTCTCATTTTTAAAATcctagataagccgccccattagataagctggatgctgaaaagattgctcctgccctgcaccactggccGCAATATTGGAGGAAGCAGCCAGTAGCTGCTTCCTCCAATATTGCTTTAaaacaggggtctccaaactttttgCCACGAATGTAGTTCAGCACTTTTCAGCGGACcatagtaaaaaaaatatatataaataaatcaagaTATATGAGTTtagcagaaaattttataaactaattacagagtGTGTGAGATTCAATTATCGTATATTAATGACAATGAACACTACCAGCAAATTTTCATATTTTCACTGCGCCACTGCAAGTATTCTTATGGACAATTTACTGTAGCAACTATTAACgaacttccagattcaatttaaagattaaTAACAACGCCAGAGCTACCTACAATGCCACAAATTGACACTGTCGATCGAGGCCGACCAAGTACGAAGAAATACTGCAAAGCATATAATTATGATTccgtattaaataaagttgtgaataatattaatattaacataatatggaagatcaatatattttgaacaaaattttaattaatgcatttgaaatctatcaacaccacatggggtttgttttttttgcggattctcattggaaaattagtcctATTGGCGCATTTCAGCACATTTCTTCTGCGGGCCAGACAAAATCATATCACAGGCCGGATGTGGCCCACGTGCTGTACTTTGGAGACTCTTGTTTTAAAAGGCATGGGGGGCTCCAGTAGCACCACGACTGACCTACTAATGGATCAGCTTATCTACAATGTCTTTAGATAGGTCACCCCTTATAAGGAAGCTGCACCCACTGCTTAAGTTTGAAAAAACCCATGTATAAACCGCAGCCTGGGGAAATACGGTTTATGTTGGGAGAGCAATATTTTATTCTATTTGCTTTAATAACACTgtttaggggcctttttactgcATGATAGAGATTAGCACAAGCCCACACTAGGGTTTCCTGCACTAAAAAAGCAGCCTTCACTGTAAAAATCTATCAGTAGCTGCTTAACAATGGAGTGTCTGGAGAGGGGTGTGGCATGAGCGGATAAAGGAGTGGTCAATTTTGACAGCTAGCACATATGTCAGTACCATGTTCTAACTCACAAATGCCAATAGTGCAGCTGAAATTTCTGCTACTTCAAGAGATGGAGTGCAAGGAGTAAGTAGGCAATCTAAGTAGAGGGGATATGTGATTTATGGATTTTAAAGTAATTCTGTGTTTTATTGGTAACCAATAGGCGGATCTGAGCAGGGGAGTAATGCAGTCATATTTGTGTGAGCCTGTAATAAGTTTTACAGCCATATTTTGGATAAGTTGGAGGCATTTAATATAGTGGCTTACCTAGGGTACATGACACCcggggccgatcattttttaacacgcccccatataaaaaatattttactaatttcccatccccccaTGTTATACCACtgtctgaggaaggggattttggtctccaaaaattagtataaaatgtattaaaattagtccaataaaaaaattaccttatttccattttctgtttacaaatgtttatcaatacagctacaatattaCTTTAAAACCTAAAAAACTTTTTTCCATCTTTTGtgatctctggtttctgctttcttcatcttctcttcaATCTCCATTTCTTCCACGCATGCAGCTGTGCTACCAGAAGTTTAGCAGTGCAGTCACAAACAATATGACAGCAGGTCAtggtcccctccccctttcccgaCATCCATCATCTCCCCTAAGCCTCCTAAATACCCCCTGATCACATTCCCCAGTCATCCAACTGACACTCCAAATCTCATCCCCCAATCCCTTCCAACAATACCTCACCTCCTGAAAGAAACCCTGCTCCATCCGAGTCCTACCACCTCATGATCCCCCAATCTTACCAGGGGTTATCACTGGAAGGGCAGTGGTCCAAGGCGGCAGTGATCCTCTTCTGCTGCTGCCAGGTTTGACGCTCTCATCCAAAATATAAAGTATATCAGAAAATGTTAATATGCCCTACTTCACTTTGCATGCAATAATTTATAGGTTAGCAGTGttaaactgatttagcatgcacagAGCTTTTGAAGGGGCATCAACAATCTGAATGCATGCTAATGAATGCACATTGCCATTGCATATGTTATACAATACATCCTAATGGGTATAAAACTTCTTAATTCTTCCTGTCTGTTATGCTAGCACTTTTTCAAATGCTGCAGTTTAGATCTGAATAATCATGAATACATGCAGAGCACTGAAAGCAGCAGTGAGTCAAGTTCTTTGTCTCCCAATTACCTTCTATCCTTCCATCTGTCTGGCCATTAATCAGCACTGGGAAGTAGATAGTAATAGCATATTGTGCAGTCATTCAGGGCCAAATGTATTAAGCATTTTCCCCAGATACAAAACAGAAAGCTTCCTTTAGCAAAACTGTTCTTTAATAAAAATAGAGGTGCAAAAGAATCCAAAATAAATGGCATAAATAGAAGAAACCTGCTAAttaaccccaccccccacatCTTGTGATCTTTACAATTCTAAAAAGGAAACATTCCATATTTCTTTTACTATATACAGGGCATGACTGGCAGCTACAGTGTTAACTGAGAATTAGTTACCACTTGGAATGCACACAGCCAGGGAAAAAAAGATTATTTATTATAATGGCTGATTTTAAAGAACTAACTAACTCTAAAGTTTCTTTCATTTGTGGCACTTTTCATTCAGCAGCCTCACAGTTTTGGCTATTTTGATCACTACGAATAATAGGCCTAGTAATTAACATACCTTGAAAATGGTAAATAATGTATATGATCTGCAAATGTTAATGTGGTTcccaaaatgaaatgaaatttcaAATATACTaaagtaaaggaggaaaaggtagTACAGTATATCAATGGAAGATAACCAGTAAAACAGGAAGGTCAGGGAACAGAAGAGATCTTGAAGAGAATATGATGATCACATttctcccacccccactcccaaCAGTGAAATATATCAGCAAAAAAGCACAGAAGAGTTTGTTGGGAATCAGTATTATTTTCTAGCAAtcagtaaaaaatatttcctcctctttgtTTTGAAGACATTTCTgtataatttcattgagtgtcccttggtctttgtattttttgaaagagtaaaaaattcacttttacccattctacatcagtgtttttcaacttcttcaagccaagtgccccctaagtctaacaaatatcaactgagtacccccacccaagctctgccccagacccgccccccataataatagtactaatcgtAATGCAatgtcttccattcatttttcatatacacaaaatataatcctctataataaaaccttaggggcgcatgcgcacttaggacggcgtgttccctgacagcatgctgtgtccctccgtgccgaattccattttagaacacggaggcagggaacatgccagcaactcccccctcccgtcctcactcactgtaaggtCTGCTGCTGCTATTCTTGAAAGTTCTTGCTATCTTGAAAGTGTTCCACCATGGCCCGAGGACAGCAGAAGATTCAGTCCCAGCAGAAGAATGCCAAGGAACAGGCCGAGAAGAAGAAGCATGGGTCGGCCCAGAAGGCAGCAGCCAAAGCGGCACTGGTCTTCACCTGTCCTGTCTGCAGAACACAGATGCCAGACCcaaggccgccatcagggcagtactaccagtcctgtattcaggggcccggagctgactgggggcccgggctcccccagggtcctaggcagtgttctaaggcaggggcgccagtagcttgccaaggcaaagtgagtcgatcacccaggactcactttgtcttggcaatttaatctatcgggccgatcagtcttcctctccccgacgtcaattctgcagtcggagaggaagttcgggccagtcaatcgctgcctggctgggcggaacttcctctccgacggcagaattgacgtcggggagaggaagactgatcgcccgaagcagggagatcaTGCGTCGGcgttggcgtcggctttggggcctgttatccattggtgggtcatgttccccgatggcagcggcagtggcagtggcttggggaacagcagggagaaagaaagaaagggggcaggcagggaaacagaaggaaagaagagaaacagaaaaaaaagaaagaaaggtcagggagagaggaagaaaaagttgggggagggaatgaggtgtggaggagagaaagcatacaggctgatagaagggaagaaagattggatgcacagtcagaagaagaaagtgcaaccagaaatcaccagacaaggtaggaaaaatgattttattttaaatttagcaaagtggaggcagtattatcacagttttcaaaggaatttgcccaaataacttaatagttaactgggtaaattcccagagatgaaaacttcccttcacttactatgcacagttctgaatttatatctgctgtctatattttacaatatggtccccttttactaaaccgtaatagtggtttttagcgcagggagcctatgagcgtcaagagcagcgctgggcattcagcgcagctccctgcgctaaaaactgctattgtggtttaataaaaaggatggggggtatatttgtctatttttgtatggttattactgaggtgacaatgcatagagtcatctgccttgacctctatgaaaaaaacccagaataggaatgataattaacattttctcagcgtatagtgtgctttgtgttttttaattttattgttggtagatcattttgacttggtcattttaaagtagctcacaagctcaaaatgtttgggcacctctgagctagagcgttgaaactgtatttctattttatctccccttttacaaaactgtggagcgttttttagcaccagccgtggtggtagcagctctgatgctcagaattctatgagcatcagggctgttaccactgtggctaaaatccacactacagttttgtaaaagagtgaggggttagtttgtgatgacatattccatactaggcgaaggtgttttctgtgttctgtgtgttcaaaagacatggttttctgttaggattgacggtgtaggattgatctgtgctggtctggcttgtttagttttacaatgggtgtattgatgtactgctcactgcaatatgtaagatgctgccttttcctaggtactcatgtgtgacgtgtggtttgttactaaaaatcatgtttttcttacagatgggggggtgccaaaaaatgatgggccccgggtgttacatatgctaggtacgccactgtatgtaaagataccagaaagctggcgtagcaaaaactttaagtaaattgttattcttctaagttttgagtatttaaccctcccacaatctcacgggcactcatttcaagtttattgagattttgatttaaacgcaatatcaaatatttttaatgcgtataacaaaaataaatttggggaaataaataaaaccattttgaacaataaacatacaaacatatccataagaacataagaacataagaactgccatctccggatcagacccatggtccatcgagtccggcgatccgcacacgcggaggcccagtcaggtatacacctgatgtagttttagtcacccatatccctctatgcctctcataaggagatgtgcatctaatttgcctttgaatcccagcacagtggattctttaataacctcctttgggagagcattccaggcgtctaccactcgctgcgtaaaacagaacttcctggagtacaaggataaactacatttgtttaaaaatgcgttctccgcgcctgctcataaatttgttgactggaaggatccagcaatgtggccagatgccattcaggacaaagacagagaaagaattgtgcaatatggattaatgatggaagatgatttaaagcaaatggcacagtctatgagtaaagatcttgacggacgttctttttatgaatatctcctctatgccaaatcacccaatggacgtgagaagattttacgggactggcttaggtggagcattagcagaaaagtatgtgtgtattcggcccatggaagaagggggggtgtcggggggggggggaaggggtgcgtgggggggcccaataggattgctcagtaaggggcccagaaatttctgatggcggccctggccaGACCCCAAGACCTTCAAGCAGCATTTTGAGAGCAAACACCCCAAGTCACCCATGCCTCCAGAGCTGGCCGACGTGCAAGTGTAGAAGGAAGGATGTCAGCTTGGAGCTGGTGAGTGATGCAGTGAAGCAAGGAGAATGAGACCAAACGACGATACTGCTGTCTtatgtctgccctcctcttcaaagcag
Protein-coding sequences here:
- the LOC117354900 gene encoding zinc finger protein 706-like, coding for MARGQQKIQSQQKNAKEQAEKKKHGSAQKAAAKAALVFTCPVCRTQMPDPKTFKQHFESKHPKSPMPPELADVQV